Below is a genomic region from Terriglobales bacterium.
CCTGCTGGCGGAGCTCAACACCCGCCCGCGCACCACCTATCTGGCCGAGGTCCGCAATCCCAACCCGGAGCTGGAACCTCCGGCGGCGAAGGAGAAGAAGCACTGATATAAGGATGAAAAGCCCAGACTCCAGGGACGCGCTGCGGCCGGGCGAGAGGCCCCGGCCTCCGGTGATCGCTCCGGGCCACACCTTCGGCTCGGTCACGGACCACATCAGCGCCATCGTGCTGCAGCGCCCGGTCACCCACACATGGCTGGCGGCCACGGCCCTGGCCTTCGCCGTGGCCATGATGTTGCTCTACGCCCTAGGATACCTGGTGGTGAAGGGCATCGGCATCTGGGGCGAGAACGAGCCCATCGGCTGGGCTTTCGACATCACCAACTTCGTCTGGTGGATCGGCATCGGACACGCCGGCACGCTCATCTCCGCCATCCTGCTGCTGCTGCGGCAGAAGTGGCGCACCTCCATCAACCGCTTCGCCGAGGCCATGACGCTGTTCGCCGTGGCCTGCGCCGGAGTCTTCCCCGCGGTCCAC
It encodes:
- a CDS encoding hydrogenase produces the protein MKSPDSRDALRPGERPRPPVIAPGHTFGSVTDHISAIVLQRPVTHTWLAATALAFAVAMMLLYALGYLVVKGIGIWGENEPIGWAFDITNFVWWIGIGHAGTLISAILLLLRQKWRTSINRFAEAMTLFAVACAGVFPAVH